In Streptantibioticus cattleyicolor NRRL 8057 = DSM 46488, a genomic segment contains:
- a CDS encoding carbohydrate ABC transporter permease — MSGAVAGAAAGGGRAAARAPGRVRRTVLRGLPLLPAVALLLLFLAGPIAYCGYLAFTDMRLTGASATHFTGTANFRWALADPGFRNAVVLTVVFVAGSAVAGQNTLGLALAALLRHASRPVRRITGAVVIAAWVVPEIVAGFLLYAFFRREGTLDAVLGLLHLPRQNWLFTLPMLAVSLANVWRGTAFSMLVYSAALDAVSRDVLEQAELDGAGAVRRMWHVTLPLIRRSVGTNLMLVTLQTLSVFGLLWAMTRGGPGDRSQTLPLFMYEKAFQQSLIGYGTAVALLLLVVGALFSVGYLRLLRGEL, encoded by the coding sequence GTGAGCGGGGCCGTCGCGGGCGCGGCGGCGGGCGGCGGACGGGCGGCGGCCAGGGCGCCGGGGCGGGTGCGGCGCACCGTGCTGCGCGGGCTGCCGCTGCTGCCCGCCGTCGCCTTGCTGCTGCTCTTCCTCGCCGGGCCGATCGCCTACTGCGGCTACCTGGCCTTCACCGACATGCGGCTCACCGGCGCCTCGGCCACCCACTTCACCGGCACCGCCAACTTCCGCTGGGCGCTGGCCGATCCGGGGTTCCGCAACGCGGTGGTGCTCACCGTGGTCTTCGTGGCCGGCTCCGCGGTGGCCGGCCAGAACACGCTGGGGCTGGCGCTGGCCGCGCTGCTGCGGCACGCCTCACGTCCGGTGCGGCGGATCACCGGCGCGGTGGTGATCGCCGCCTGGGTGGTGCCGGAGATCGTGGCGGGGTTCCTGCTGTACGCCTTCTTCCGCCGCGAGGGCACCCTCGACGCCGTCCTGGGCCTGCTCCATCTGCCGCGCCAGAACTGGCTGTTCACGCTGCCGATGCTGGCGGTGTCGCTGGCCAACGTGTGGCGGGGCACCGCCTTCTCGATGCTGGTGTACTCCGCGGCGCTCGACGCGGTCTCCCGGGACGTGCTGGAGCAGGCAGAGCTGGACGGCGCCGGGGCGGTGCGGCGGATGTGGCACGTGACGCTGCCGCTGATCCGGCGTTCGGTGGGCACCAACCTGATGCTGGTGACCTTGCAGACGCTGTCGGTCTTCGGGCTGCTGTGGGCGATGACCCGGGGCGGCCCGGGCGACCGCAGCCAGACGCTGCCGCTGTTCATGTACGAGAAGGCGTTCCAGCAGAGCCTGATCGGCTACGGCACCGCGGTGGCGTTGCTGCTGCTGGTGGTGGGGGCGCTGTTCTCGGTGGGGTATCTGCGGCTGCTGCGGGGCGAGTTGTGA
- a CDS encoding carbohydrate ABC transporter permease has product MRLAADAALLVVAVAFAVPLSWLLLASFDEHATLRTAWPRPLTTANYAAVLTPEVTFTPMANSLLLCGGATAVTVAAAVLAAYPLSRYRSRLKRPFLVTVLFATCLPITAVMVPVYGLFVRVNLIDTMWGTALFLAATQLPFAIWLMKNFMDEVPVSLEEAAWTDGASPMRALRRVVLPLMGPGATVVTVFTFIATWGNFFVPFMLLLSPDRLPASVSVYAFFGSYGTVVYGQLAAFSVLYSAPVVVLYVLIARRLGGGFALGGALKG; this is encoded by the coding sequence GTGCGGCTGGCGGCCGACGCGGCGCTGCTGGTGGTGGCGGTGGCCTTCGCGGTGCCACTGAGCTGGCTGCTGCTGGCCTCCTTCGACGAGCACGCCACGCTGCGCACCGCGTGGCCGCGTCCGTTGACCACCGCCAACTACGCGGCCGTGCTCACCCCGGAGGTCACCTTCACGCCGATGGCCAACAGCCTGCTGCTGTGCGGCGGGGCGACCGCGGTGACGGTGGCCGCCGCGGTGCTCGCCGCCTACCCGCTCTCCCGTTACCGCTCCCGCCTCAAGCGGCCCTTCCTGGTCACCGTCCTCTTCGCCACCTGCCTGCCGATCACCGCGGTGATGGTCCCGGTCTACGGGCTCTTCGTCCGGGTGAACCTGATCGACACCATGTGGGGCACCGCGCTCTTCCTGGCCGCCACCCAACTGCCGTTCGCCATCTGGCTGATGAAGAACTTCATGGACGAGGTGCCGGTGTCGCTGGAGGAGGCGGCGTGGACCGACGGGGCCTCGCCGATGCGGGCGCTGCGCCGGGTGGTGCTGCCGCTGATGGGCCCCGGGGCGACCGTGGTCACCGTCTTCACCTTCATCGCCACCTGGGGCAACTTCTTCGTCCCCTTCATGCTGCTGCTCTCCCCCGACCGGCTGCCGGCCTCGGTGAGCGTCTACGCCTTCTTCGGCTCCTACGGCACGGTGGTCTACGGGCAGCTGGCGGCCTTCTCGGTGCTGTACTCGGCGCCGGTGGTGGTGCTCTACGTGCTGATCGCGCGGCGGCTCGGCGGCGGTTTCGCGCTGGGCGGGGCGCTGAAGGGGTGA
- the glgB gene encoding 1,4-alpha-glucan branching enzyme encodes MLPGTFSPPTAPGASEPSTRPAGAQPEAAARGYRPGSRPPASGTAPRRAPAPSADRTTVTATAAPSGPPVPPVPADPPAPGGPVSAVLDPAERARLLSGAHHDPHALLGAHPVDGGVLFRALRPYAEAVAVVTGGVRAELADDGEGFFSAVLPLSEVPDYRLVVTYADGDHEVEDAYRLLPSLGELDLHLIGEGRHEELWKALGARPMTHQGVTGTRFAVWAPNARGVRLVGDFNYWDGTGHPMRSLGATGVWELFVPGLGEGTLYKFEITGPDGVRRVKADPLARRTEAPPATASVVTGTHHVWGDERWLAERGRTPVHQAPFSVYEVHLPSWRPGLTYRQLAEQLPAYVKELGFTHVELMPVAEHPFGGSWGYQVTSYYAPTARLGTPDDFRFLVDALHQAGIGVLMDWVPAHFPKDDWALARFDGTPLYEPADPRRAEHPDWGTYEFDFGRTEVRNFLVANAVYWLEEFHIDGLRVDAVASMLYLDYSREDGQWLPNAFGGRENLDAVAFLQEMNATVYRRCPGVVTIAEESTAWDGVTRATHHTGPGGFGGLGFGLKWNMGWMHDTLQYVSHEPVHRKYHHGEMTFAMVYAYSENYVLPISHDEVVHGKGSLVAKMPGDWWQQRATVRAYLAFMWAHPGKQLLFMGQEFAQGGEWSHDSGPDWWLLDPAYTAAHDHAGVRDLVRDLNHRYLATPALWQQDTLPAGFEWIDAHAADDNVLAFVRYAADGRPLVCVSNFSPVVREGYRIGVPDAGAASWREALNTDAAGYGGSGVGNAVPPAVEALPWQGRERSVRLTLPPLATVWLEPQTG; translated from the coding sequence ATGCTGCCGGGCACCTTCTCACCCCCGACCGCGCCCGGCGCCTCCGAGCCGTCCACCCGGCCGGCCGGTGCGCAGCCCGAGGCCGCCGCGCGGGGGTACCGGCCCGGGAGCCGTCCGCCCGCCTCCGGGACGGCTCCGCGCCGCGCCCCGGCGCCGTCCGCGGACCGGACCACCGTGACCGCCACCGCCGCGCCGTCCGGGCCGCCCGTACCGCCGGTGCCCGCGGACCCTCCCGCGCCCGGCGGACCGGTGTCGGCCGTGCTCGACCCCGCCGAGCGCGCCCGGCTGCTGTCCGGCGCCCACCACGACCCGCACGCGCTGCTGGGCGCCCACCCGGTGGACGGCGGTGTCCTCTTCCGGGCGCTGCGGCCGTACGCCGAGGCGGTGGCGGTGGTCACCGGCGGGGTGCGGGCGGAGCTGGCCGACGACGGCGAGGGGTTCTTCAGCGCGGTGCTGCCGCTGTCCGAGGTGCCCGACTACCGGCTGGTGGTCACCTACGCCGACGGTGACCACGAGGTCGAGGACGCCTACCGGCTGCTGCCCTCGCTGGGCGAGCTGGACCTCCATCTGATCGGCGAGGGGCGCCACGAGGAGCTGTGGAAGGCGCTGGGCGCCCGGCCGATGACCCACCAGGGGGTGACCGGCACCCGGTTCGCGGTGTGGGCCCCCAACGCCCGCGGGGTCCGGCTGGTCGGCGACTTCAACTACTGGGACGGCACCGGCCACCCGATGCGTTCGCTGGGCGCCACCGGGGTGTGGGAGCTGTTCGTGCCGGGCCTGGGCGAGGGGACGCTGTACAAGTTCGAGATCACCGGCCCGGACGGGGTGCGCCGGGTCAAGGCCGATCCGCTGGCCCGGCGCACCGAGGCGCCGCCGGCCACCGCGTCCGTGGTCACCGGGACGCACCACGTGTGGGGCGACGAGCGGTGGCTGGCCGAGCGCGGCCGGACGCCGGTGCACCAGGCGCCGTTCTCGGTCTACGAGGTCCACCTGCCGTCCTGGCGACCCGGTCTGACCTACCGTCAGCTGGCCGAGCAGTTGCCGGCGTACGTCAAGGAGCTGGGGTTCACCCATGTCGAGCTGATGCCGGTGGCCGAGCACCCGTTCGGCGGCTCGTGGGGCTACCAGGTCACCTCCTACTACGCGCCCACCGCCCGGCTGGGGACCCCGGACGACTTCCGGTTCCTGGTGGACGCCCTCCACCAGGCGGGCATCGGGGTGCTGATGGACTGGGTGCCGGCCCACTTCCCCAAGGACGACTGGGCGCTGGCCCGCTTCGACGGCACCCCGCTGTACGAGCCGGCCGATCCGCGCCGGGCCGAGCATCCGGACTGGGGCACCTACGAGTTCGACTTCGGCCGCACCGAGGTGCGCAACTTCCTGGTGGCCAACGCGGTCTACTGGCTGGAGGAGTTCCACATCGACGGCCTGCGGGTGGACGCGGTGGCCTCCATGCTCTACCTGGACTACTCGCGCGAGGACGGCCAGTGGCTGCCCAACGCCTTCGGCGGCCGGGAGAACCTGGACGCGGTGGCCTTCCTCCAGGAGATGAACGCCACCGTCTACCGGCGCTGCCCGGGCGTGGTCACCATCGCCGAGGAGTCCACCGCCTGGGACGGGGTCACCCGGGCCACCCACCACACCGGCCCCGGCGGCTTCGGCGGCCTGGGCTTCGGGCTGAAGTGGAACATGGGGTGGATGCACGACACGCTCCAGTACGTCTCCCACGAGCCGGTGCACCGCAAGTACCACCACGGCGAGATGACCTTCGCCATGGTGTACGCCTACTCGGAGAACTACGTGCTGCCGATCTCGCACGACGAGGTGGTGCACGGCAAGGGGTCGCTGGTCGCCAAGATGCCCGGCGACTGGTGGCAGCAGCGCGCCACCGTACGCGCCTACCTGGCCTTCATGTGGGCCCATCCGGGCAAGCAACTGCTGTTCATGGGGCAGGAGTTCGCCCAGGGCGGCGAGTGGTCGCACGACTCGGGGCCGGACTGGTGGCTGCTGGACCCGGCGTACACCGCGGCGCACGACCACGCCGGGGTGCGCGACCTGGTGCGCGACCTCAACCACCGCTACCTGGCCACCCCCGCGCTGTGGCAGCAGGACACCCTTCCGGCCGGCTTCGAGTGGATCGACGCGCACGCCGCCGACGACAACGTCCTCGCCTTCGTGCGGTACGCCGCCGACGGGCGTCCGCTGGTGTGCGTGAGCAACTTCTCGCCGGTGGTGCGCGAGGGGTACCGGATCGGGGTGCCGGACGCGGGCGCGGCGTCCTGGCGGGAGGCGCTCAACACCGACGCGGCCGGCTACGGCGGCAGCGGGGTCGGCAACGCCGTTCCGCCGGCGGTGGAGGCGCTGCCGTGGCAGGGCCGGGAGCGCAGCGTGCGGCTGACGCTGCCGCCGCTGGCGACGGTGTGGCTGGAGCCGCAGACCGGCTAG
- a CDS encoding extracellular solute-binding protein: protein MLGRRRPARLPARLLPALCCVALAAAGPAGCGSGSAEGPDTVRIAYEQVPDNKVRVMSDFLAGVKEQFEKAHPGKHVVLEPVTAAENDYYAKVQQMMRSPRTAPDLVYEDTFLVNSDIRAGYLRPLDDYLAGWPDWRRFDATAKAAARGQDGHTYGVPDGTDTRGLWFDKEIFARAGLPANWQPRTWDDILSAARTVKREVPGVVPLNVYTGKAAGEAAAMQGFEMLAYGTGPDPLYDPAHAKWVTGGQGFADALAFVRTVYHDKLGPELSDALDPNVPTVVATEWIPSGKVAIDLDGSWLGQYWSPTGARPWPRWNTVMGTAAMPTEHGQAPGAVSMSGGWIWSIAAKAHNPGLAWEFLTTAQSGANAATFDVRQANIAVRSDVAADRRYLTSMPGVGFFTTLVRYTHYRPALPVYPQVSIAIGEATEAVSTSQSSVAAAARDYDRQLSQIAGGAVESAR, encoded by the coding sequence ATGCTCGGTCGCCGACGGCCCGCAAGGCTTCCGGCACGACTTCTGCCCGCCCTGTGCTGCGTGGCCCTGGCCGCCGCCGGACCGGCCGGCTGCGGCAGCGGCTCCGCGGAAGGCCCCGACACCGTCAGGATCGCCTACGAGCAGGTCCCCGACAACAAGGTCCGGGTGATGTCGGACTTCCTCGCCGGGGTCAAGGAGCAGTTCGAGAAGGCCCATCCGGGCAAGCACGTGGTGCTGGAGCCGGTCACCGCGGCGGAGAACGACTACTACGCCAAGGTCCAGCAGATGATGCGGTCCCCGCGCACCGCCCCGGACCTGGTCTACGAGGACACCTTCCTGGTCAACTCCGACATCCGCGCGGGGTATCTGCGCCCGCTCGACGACTACCTGGCCGGCTGGCCCGACTGGCGGCGCTTCGACGCCACCGCCAAGGCCGCCGCCCGGGGCCAGGACGGTCACACCTACGGCGTGCCGGACGGCACCGACACCCGTGGCCTGTGGTTCGACAAGGAGATCTTCGCCCGCGCCGGCCTCCCGGCGAACTGGCAGCCGCGCACCTGGGACGACATCCTGTCCGCCGCCCGCACCGTCAAGCGCGAGGTGCCCGGGGTCGTCCCGCTCAACGTCTACACCGGCAAGGCGGCCGGTGAGGCGGCGGCGATGCAGGGCTTCGAGATGCTGGCCTACGGCACCGGGCCCGACCCGCTGTACGACCCGGCGCACGCCAAGTGGGTCACCGGCGGCCAGGGGTTCGCCGACGCGCTGGCGTTCGTCCGCACCGTCTACCACGACAAGCTCGGCCCCGAGCTGTCCGACGCGCTCGACCCCAACGTGCCCACCGTGGTGGCCACCGAGTGGATCCCCTCCGGCAAGGTCGCCATCGACCTGGACGGCTCCTGGCTGGGCCAGTACTGGTCGCCGACCGGCGCCCGTCCCTGGCCGCGCTGGAACACGGTGATGGGCACCGCCGCGATGCCGACCGAGCACGGCCAGGCGCCCGGCGCGGTGAGCATGTCCGGCGGCTGGATCTGGTCGATCGCCGCCAAGGCGCACAACCCGGGGCTCGCCTGGGAGTTCCTGACCACGGCGCAGAGCGGGGCGAACGCCGCCACGTTCGACGTGCGCCAGGCCAACATCGCGGTGCGCTCCGACGTCGCCGCCGACCGCCGTTACCTGACCTCGATGCCGGGCGTCGGCTTCTTCACCACGCTGGTGCGCTACACCCACTACCGTCCGGCGCTCCCGGTCTACCCGCAGGTCTCCATCGCGATCGGGGAGGCGACGGAGGCGGTCAGCACCAGTCAGTCGTCGGTCGCGGCGGCGGCCCGGGACTACGACCGGCAGTTGTCCCAGATCGCCGGCGGCGCGGTGGAGTCCGCCCGGTGA
- a CDS encoding maltokinase N-terminal cap-like domain-containing protein translates to MSDTSRLRPTETTNTQAPPPFPAPGDRPGHGRAAAVAPPGLLRALTPYLLDWLPRQRWFAGKGRPIAGLALAGAEELLPVDGRLGTPGLLHLLVEVDQGQERRECYQLLLGTRAVLPSALAPALVGRPADGPLAGLAVYEALHDPRLAAVLLERLRSPGRAGPLRFAAEPGAAIPAGLPPRLSGVEQSNTSVVYGDTFILKVFRRVSPGLNPDVELALALSRAGCPRVAEPVAWYEAVGAHEEPATLGVLQRYLPGCQDGWTLALLAAGQGAHGVAGDFTGEARELGRATAEVHRALAGALPVAAWGHERIRLLAEAMTGRLDRAVLAVPELARYAPALRAVYAELAALGATGTTLTVQRVHGDLHLGQVLHTPGRGWVLIDFEGEPDRPLAERRRPQPPVQDVAAMLRSFDYVARFQDPEWPGAAAWAERHRTAFCDGYAERLGGDPRHTPVLLRAYETDKAVYEVVYEARHRPDWLAIPMAAIRRLSAAGGT, encoded by the coding sequence ATGTCGGACACCTCGCGGCTTCGCCCCACGGAGACCACCAACACCCAGGCCCCGCCCCCGTTCCCGGCCCCCGGCGACCGGCCGGGGCACGGGCGGGCGGCGGCCGTCGCGCCGCCCGGGCTGCTCCGGGCGCTCACCCCGTACCTGCTCGACTGGCTGCCCAGGCAGCGCTGGTTCGCCGGCAAGGGGCGGCCGATCGCCGGCCTCGCGCTGGCCGGCGCCGAGGAGTTGCTGCCGGTGGACGGCCGGCTCGGCACCCCGGGGCTGCTCCATCTGCTGGTGGAGGTGGACCAGGGGCAAGAGCGCCGGGAGTGCTACCAGTTGCTGCTGGGAACCCGCGCGGTGCTGCCGTCGGCGCTGGCGCCCGCCCTGGTGGGCCGGCCGGCCGACGGCCCGCTGGCGGGGCTGGCGGTCTACGAGGCGCTGCACGATCCGCGGTTGGCCGCCGTGCTGCTGGAACGGCTGCGTTCGCCGGGGCGGGCCGGGCCGCTGCGGTTCGCCGCCGAGCCCGGGGCGGCGATCCCGGCCGGGCTGCCGCCGCGGCTGTCCGGGGTGGAGCAGTCCAACACCTCGGTGGTGTACGGAGATACGTTCATCCTGAAAGTCTTCCGGCGCGTCTCGCCGGGGCTCAACCCGGACGTGGAGCTGGCGCTGGCGCTCTCCCGGGCCGGCTGCCCCCGGGTCGCCGAACCGGTCGCCTGGTACGAGGCGGTGGGGGCGCACGAGGAGCCGGCCACGCTGGGGGTGCTCCAGCGGTACCTGCCCGGCTGCCAGGACGGCTGGACGCTGGCGCTGCTGGCCGCCGGGCAGGGGGCGCACGGGGTGGCCGGTGACTTCACCGGCGAGGCGCGCGAGCTGGGCCGGGCCACCGCCGAGGTGCACCGGGCGCTGGCCGGCGCGCTGCCGGTGGCCGCCTGGGGCCACGAGCGGATCCGGCTGCTGGCCGAGGCGATGACCGGGCGGCTGGACCGGGCCGTGCTGGCGGTGCCGGAACTGGCCCGCTACGCGCCCGCGTTGCGCGCCGTCTACGCCGAGCTGGCCGCGCTCGGCGCCACCGGCACCACGCTGACCGTGCAACGGGTGCACGGTGATCTCCATCTCGGCCAGGTGCTGCACACCCCCGGGCGGGGCTGGGTGCTGATCGACTTCGAGGGGGAGCCGGACCGGCCGCTGGCCGAGCGGCGCCGTCCGCAGCCGCCGGTGCAGGACGTCGCCGCCATGCTGCGCTCCTTCGACTACGTGGCCCGGTTCCAGGACCCGGAGTGGCCGGGCGCCGCTGCCTGGGCCGAGCGCCACCGCACCGCGTTCTGCGACGGCTACGCCGAACGCCTCGGCGGCGACCCGCGGCACACCCCGGTGCTGCTGCGCGCCTACGAGACCGACAAGGCCGTCTACGAGGTGGTGTACGAGGCCCGGCACCGCCCCGACTGGCTCGCCATCCCGATGGCCGCGATCCGGCGGTTGAGCGCGGCCGGCGGCACTTGA
- the treS gene encoding maltose alpha-D-glucosyltransferase: MIVNEPVPDTFEDTPAKDRDPDWFKRAVFYEVLVRSFQDSNGDGIGDLKGLTAKLDYLQWLGVDCLWLPPFFASPLRDGGYDVSDYTAVLPEFGDLADFVEFVDAAHQRGMRVIIDFVMNHTSDQHPWFQASRNDPDGPYGDYYVWADDDKRYQDARIIFVDTETSNWTFDPVRKQYFWHRFFSHQPDLNYENPRVQEEMIAGLRFWLDLGIDGFRLDAVPYLYAEEGTNCENLPATHQFLKRVRAEIDAHYPDTVLLAEANQWPEDVVDYFGDFAKGGDECHMAFHFPVMPRIFMAVRRESRYPVSEILAKTPAIPVNCQWGIFLRNHDELTLEMVTDEERDYMYAEYAKDPRMRANIGIRRRLAPLLDNDRHQIELFTALLLSLPGSPILYYGDEIGMGDNIWLGDRDAVRTPMQWTPDRNAGFSSSDPGRLFLPTIMDPVYGYQVTNVEAQMSSPSSLLHWTRRMIEIRKQNPAFGLGSYTELPSSNPAVLAFLREAPTKRDGEDDIVLCVNNFSRFPQPTELDLHAWEGRHPVELIGGVRFPAIGELPYLLTLAGHGFYWFRLRRETV, from the coding sequence TTGATCGTCAACGAGCCCGTCCCGGACACCTTCGAGGACACCCCGGCCAAGGACCGGGACCCCGACTGGTTCAAGCGTGCCGTCTTCTACGAGGTCCTGGTCCGTTCCTTCCAGGACAGCAACGGCGACGGCATCGGCGACCTGAAGGGTCTCACCGCCAAGCTGGACTACCTCCAGTGGCTCGGGGTCGACTGCCTGTGGCTGCCGCCGTTCTTCGCCTCGCCGCTGCGTGACGGCGGCTACGACGTCTCGGACTACACCGCGGTGCTGCCGGAGTTCGGCGACCTGGCCGACTTCGTGGAGTTCGTGGACGCCGCGCACCAGCGCGGCATGCGCGTGATCATCGACTTCGTGATGAACCACACCAGCGACCAGCACCCGTGGTTCCAGGCGTCCCGCAACGACCCGGACGGCCCCTACGGGGACTACTACGTCTGGGCCGACGACGACAAGAGGTACCAGGACGCGCGCATCATCTTCGTCGACACCGAGACCTCCAACTGGACCTTCGACCCGGTGCGCAAGCAGTACTTCTGGCACCGGTTCTTCTCCCACCAGCCGGACCTCAACTACGAGAACCCCCGGGTGCAGGAGGAGATGATCGCCGGGCTGCGGTTCTGGCTCGACCTGGGGATCGACGGCTTCCGGCTGGACGCGGTGCCCTACCTGTACGCCGAGGAGGGCACCAACTGCGAGAACCTGCCCGCCACCCACCAGTTCCTCAAACGGGTACGGGCCGAGATCGACGCGCACTACCCGGACACCGTGCTGCTGGCCGAGGCCAACCAGTGGCCGGAGGACGTCGTCGACTACTTCGGCGACTTCGCCAAGGGCGGCGACGAGTGCCACATGGCGTTCCACTTCCCCGTCATGCCGCGGATCTTCATGGCGGTGCGCCGCGAGTCGCGCTACCCGGTCTCCGAGATCCTGGCCAAGACCCCGGCGATCCCGGTCAACTGCCAGTGGGGCATCTTCCTGCGCAACCACGACGAGCTCACCTTGGAGATGGTGACCGACGAGGAGCGCGACTACATGTACGCGGAGTACGCCAAGGATCCGCGGATGCGCGCCAACATCGGCATCCGGCGCCGACTCGCCCCGCTGCTGGACAACGACCGCCACCAGATCGAGCTGTTCACCGCGCTGCTGCTGTCGCTGCCCGGATCGCCGATCCTGTACTACGGCGACGAGATCGGCATGGGCGACAACATCTGGCTCGGCGACCGGGACGCGGTGCGCACCCCGATGCAGTGGACGCCGGACCGCAACGCCGGGTTCTCCTCCTCCGACCCCGGCCGCCTCTTCCTGCCCACGATCATGGACCCGGTCTACGGCTACCAGGTCACCAACGTCGAGGCGCAGATGTCCAGCCCCAGTTCGCTGCTGCACTGGACGCGCCGGATGATCGAGATCCGCAAGCAGAACCCGGCCTTCGGCCTCGGCTCCTACACCGAGCTGCCCTCCAGCAACCCGGCGGTCCTCGCCTTCCTGCGCGAGGCTCCCACCAAGCGGGACGGCGAGGACGACATCGTGCTGTGCGTCAACAACTTCTCGCGCTTCCCCCAGCCGACCGAACTCGACCTGCACGCCTGGGAGGGGCGTCACCCGGTGGAGCTGATCGGCGGGGTGCGCTTCCCGGCCATCGGTGAGCTGCCGTACCTGCTCACCCTCGCCGGGCACGGCTTCTACTGGTTCCGGCTGCGGCGCGAGACGGTCTAG
- a CDS encoding helix-turn-helix domain-containing protein produces MPPPFDPAAARRLRWQLGMSHAQVSHAIRVSFALDVAPGTVRAWERGEAFPGEREVAALAGALWCAPADLLGRPTTLREHRWAAGLALEDLALAVGLRPREYRRMEEHDRWTGDDRRTAALGEVLRLTPRELLALTGRDAALAALLRSAATVRWQAYVRPVAALVPYPRQRVAGALRRMYDEYQALMTATLSWSASAPAGNGGGAYLDAAPDRFWALVAPGH; encoded by the coding sequence ATGCCGCCTCCCTTCGATCCCGCGGCTGCGCGGCGGCTGCGCTGGCAGCTCGGCATGTCGCACGCCCAGGTCTCCCACGCGATCCGGGTCTCGTTCGCCCTCGACGTGGCGCCGGGGACGGTACGCGCCTGGGAGCGCGGCGAGGCGTTCCCCGGCGAGCGGGAGGTGGCCGCGCTCGCCGGGGCGCTGTGGTGCGCCCCGGCCGATCTGCTCGGCCGCCCCACCACGTTGCGGGAGCACCGCTGGGCCGCCGGGCTGGCGCTGGAGGACCTGGCGCTCGCGGTGGGGCTGCGCCCGCGCGAGTACCGGCGGATGGAGGAGCACGACCGCTGGACCGGCGACGACCGGCGGACCGCTGCCCTGGGCGAGGTGCTGCGCCTGACCCCGCGCGAACTGCTGGCGCTCACCGGCCGGGACGCGGCGCTGGCCGCGCTGCTGCGTTCGGCGGCCACGGTGCGCTGGCAGGCGTACGTCCGCCCGGTGGCCGCGCTCGTCCCGTACCCCCGGCAGCGGGTGGCCGGGGCGCTGCGCCGGATGTACGACGAGTACCAGGCGCTGATGACGGCCACGTTGAGCTGGAGCGCCTCGGCCCCGGCCGGGAACGGCGGCGGGGCGTATCTGGACGCGGCGCCGGACCGCTTCTGGGCGCTGGTCGCACCGGGCCATTGA